A single window of Vibrio alfacsensis DNA harbors:
- a CDS encoding DUF1415 domain-containing protein — protein MLMRSTQEKPNTNINTITQQVDQWLNDVVIGLNLCPFAAKPQRNKQIKIFVSEANQEETLLEDILLQLIELNNTEPEKLETTLVVVPNMLHDFWDYNFFIDWVEGLIKQQDWEGIFQVATFHPDYCFGGSEPADDENLTNRSPYPVFHLIREESMEKVLKHYPDPESIPETNIARVSSLTEDERKKLFPYLFR, from the coding sequence ATGCTAATGCGCTCAACACAAGAAAAACCAAATACCAATATCAACACCATCACACAACAAGTCGACCAGTGGCTCAATGATGTCGTGATTGGGTTAAACTTATGTCCCTTTGCAGCAAAACCGCAGCGGAACAAACAGATTAAGATTTTCGTCAGTGAGGCAAACCAAGAAGAAACCTTACTTGAAGATATCTTATTGCAATTGATTGAACTCAATAACACCGAGCCTGAAAAGTTGGAAACCACATTGGTTGTGGTACCCAACATGCTGCATGATTTTTGGGACTACAACTTCTTTATCGATTGGGTTGAGGGGTTAATCAAGCAACAAGATTGGGAAGGTATTTTCCAAGTAGCAACATTCCATCCAGACTATTGTTTTGGTGGTTCAGAACCGGCAGATGACGAGAATCTCACAAACCGGTCACCTTACCCGGTATTCCATCTTATTCGTGAAGAAAGCATGGAAAAAGTACTCAAACACTACCCAGATCCAGAGTCGATTCCAGAGACCAATATTGCTCGAGTTTCGTCCCTAACTGAAGATGAACGTAAGAAGCTCTTTCCTTACTTGTTTCGCTAA
- a CDS encoding LpxL/LpxP family Kdo(2)-lipid IV(A) lauroyl/palmitoleoyl acyltransferase — MNKYQAPKFKAAFLTPRYWGTLIIISIMYSLSLLPFKLQLLLGRGIGRLAMRLMKKRQVTIKRNLELCFPKMAEHERAAILKDNIDNTGIALFETAMAWFWSDKRVNKHVTIVGMEHLEALEAQGKGALMLAVHSMNLELGARAFGIKKSGMGVYRPNNNPCFDYFQYKGRSRSNRTLIDRKNVKGMLEALNTGQRVWYAPDHDYGVRRSTFAPLFAVERACTTTGTSLLVDATDCAIVPFTMVRGEDGHYTLTLSAPVDGFPKNDPEQAAVFVNKIVEKSIMACPSQYMWLHRRFKTRPEGECCLYKPRLAPAI; from the coding sequence ATGAACAAATACCAGGCACCAAAATTTAAGGCCGCTTTTCTCACTCCTCGTTATTGGGGAACACTAATCATTATTAGCATTATGTATTCGCTGAGCTTACTTCCTTTTAAACTTCAACTTTTGTTGGGGCGAGGCATTGGGCGTTTAGCGATGCGATTGATGAAAAAACGACAAGTTACGATTAAACGAAATTTAGAACTTTGCTTCCCAAAAATGGCTGAGCATGAACGAGCGGCAATCTTAAAAGACAACATTGATAATACAGGGATCGCGCTGTTCGAAACGGCTATGGCGTGGTTTTGGTCTGATAAGCGCGTAAATAAGCATGTTACCATTGTAGGAATGGAGCATCTTGAAGCGTTGGAAGCGCAGGGCAAAGGCGCGCTGATGCTTGCTGTCCATTCAATGAACTTAGAGCTCGGTGCTCGAGCATTTGGCATTAAAAAGTCGGGGATGGGTGTATACCGCCCTAATAATAACCCTTGCTTTGACTACTTCCAGTACAAAGGCCGTTCTCGTTCAAATCGTACATTGATCGACAGAAAGAATGTAAAAGGCATGCTAGAAGCACTCAATACGGGTCAACGAGTATGGTATGCGCCTGATCATGATTATGGTGTTCGTCGTTCAACATTCGCCCCTTTATTTGCGGTCGAACGCGCTTGTACCACAACGGGAACCAGCCTGTTGGTGGATGCGACTGATTGTGCGATTGTACCTTTTACCATGGTTCGTGGTGAAGATGGGCACTACACATTAACCTTGAGTGCACCAGTTGATGGTTTCCCGAAAAATGATCCCGAGCAAGCCGCCGTGTTTGTGAACAAGATTGTTGAGAAATCGATTATGGCTTGTCCAAGTCAATATATGTGGTTACACCGACGATTTAAAACTCGACCAGAGGGTGAGTGCTGTTTGTATAAACCAAGACTGGCACCTGCAATCTAA
- a CDS encoding glutaredoxin family protein has protein sequence MKRVVLYVKDKCPHCKDAQRYLDSKNIVYRLCNAKMQRGRKELDALGVRSVPVLKIGDRLMIGWNPKNFDKMYGGN, from the coding sequence ATGAAACGTGTCGTTCTTTATGTCAAAGACAAGTGCCCTCACTGTAAAGATGCTCAACGTTATCTTGATTCGAAAAACATTGTTTACCGCTTGTGTAATGCAAAAATGCAACGCGGTCGTAAAGAGTTAGATGCGCTTGGTGTACGCTCGGTGCCAGTGCTAAAGATTGGGGATCGCTTAATGATCGGCTGGAACCCAAAAAACTTCGATAAGATGTACGGCGGCAACTGA
- a CDS encoding LysE family translocator, with the protein MDILNFEAFLIAITILTLTPGLDTALVIRNTSRAGLKDGCVTSLGICFGLFVHAFFSAVGISAILAQSAELFQIVKSVGAAYLIWLGLSSLRALTKNNGTISVSEQAHQAYSGKRSFREGFLSNVLNPKTAVFYLAFLPQFVNPESSPLAQSMLMAGIHFIIAMLWQCSLAGALNSAKNLLKNARFMKWMEGATGAVLVALGVKLLIEKP; encoded by the coding sequence ATGGACATTTTGAACTTTGAAGCCTTTCTTATCGCGATTACGATACTGACACTTACGCCTGGCCTTGATACTGCTTTAGTCATCAGAAATACGAGTCGGGCAGGGCTTAAGGACGGGTGCGTGACAAGTCTGGGCATTTGTTTTGGCTTATTTGTGCACGCATTTTTTTCTGCGGTCGGTATTTCTGCAATATTGGCGCAATCAGCAGAGCTTTTCCAAATAGTGAAAAGTGTGGGGGCAGCGTATCTTATTTGGCTTGGGTTGAGCAGCCTGAGAGCGCTGACAAAAAACAATGGAACGATTTCTGTGTCCGAACAGGCTCATCAAGCATACAGTGGCAAGCGTTCTTTCCGAGAGGGTTTTCTTTCTAATGTCTTGAACCCGAAAACGGCAGTCTTCTATCTCGCGTTTTTACCACAGTTTGTGAATCCAGAGAGTTCTCCGCTCGCGCAGTCGATGTTGATGGCGGGTATTCATTTTATTATTGCGATGCTATGGCAGTGCAGCTTAGCTGGAGCGCTAAACTCGGCGAAGAACCTACTAAAGAATGCGCGCTTTATGAAGTGGATGGAGGGTGCCACTGGTGCGGTACTTGTCGCGCTTGGCGTTAAATTGCTGATTGAAAAACCATAA
- a CDS encoding nucleoside triphosphate pyrophosphohydrolase family protein, which yields MQLSKLTQEIFDHLYRDITEFRSTFDLPVADVASLDAQADTLHTSLAIEELTELAEADCKTEQADAIIDSVYVLMGRLVHLGDSKVEDNLAISYLIDLLLNVAINRGIDFIPCWDEVHSSNMSKVCRNEKEYAETETFYAEQGIKLMAVQKGEYIIAKCAEDFVSESKTVRKGKVLKSVYYRPADLKPLTQ from the coding sequence ATGCAACTGTCAAAGCTAACCCAAGAGATTTTTGATCACTTATACCGTGACATCACCGAGTTCCGTAGCACATTCGACCTACCAGTCGCAGATGTCGCAAGCTTAGACGCACAGGCAGACACGTTACACACGTCTCTAGCGATCGAAGAGTTGACCGAACTAGCAGAAGCAGATTGCAAGACAGAACAAGCTGACGCAATCATCGACAGCGTTTATGTTTTAATGGGCCGCCTAGTACATCTTGGCGACAGCAAAGTTGAAGACAATCTAGCAATCAGCTACTTGATCGATCTATTACTTAACGTTGCGATAAACCGCGGTATCGACTTTATTCCTTGCTGGGATGAAGTACACTCCAGCAACATGAGCAAAGTGTGCCGCAACGAAAAAGAATACGCAGAGACAGAAACATTCTACGCTGAACAAGGCATCAAATTAATGGCCGTTCAAAAAGGCGAGTACATCATTGCTAAATGTGCCGAAGACTTTGTCTCTGAAAGTAAAACGGTTCGTAAAGGTAAAGTCCTAAAATCTGTTTACTACCGCCCTGCCGATCTCAAGCCACTGACGCAATAA
- a CDS encoding APC family permease — protein sequence MSSIAKSAVKLSVFSVIMITVTSVDSIRNIPGAALFGSHAISFFLLAGLCFFVPTALVCAELSTTYPHQGGVYLWGKETIGPNFGFATVWYQYAENIVYYPPLISFIVATGAYPFFPELAQNNIFMLIMINVIFWALTLVNIFGLRLSSLITNVFGTLGLIFPILLIIALGGYWAYTNPSESHISLSHVSDWLPDFSQDGIGAGFTAVVLSLTGLEITTSYASEVDNPQKTYPKALIVSTVLILVSLTACSLSISSVVSSEHSSLSEGVILAFKAFFDDLNMSFMLPVIALAIVFGSLASLNNWIIAPTKSLHVAAKDHFMPMTLSKENENQAPVPLLLLQGAIVSVLSLVFILVPNVNQGMWLLNILMTQLYMVMYICIFVSFLVSRRKHAKIERPFRVPGGKFGMILVATLGLISCVVTIFVSFDVPAGISAETGAYALILGFIAFSLPAIAAVIYRNRKLQQQSQLIEVMAN from the coding sequence ATGAGCAGTATCGCCAAATCCGCCGTCAAACTCAGTGTCTTTTCTGTCATCATGATCACGGTTACTTCCGTAGACAGTATAAGGAACATTCCGGGTGCCGCCTTATTTGGTAGTCACGCTATCTCTTTCTTCTTACTTGCTGGATTGTGTTTCTTCGTCCCTACAGCACTGGTTTGTGCTGAGTTAAGTACGACCTATCCGCACCAAGGCGGGGTTTATCTATGGGGAAAAGAAACCATTGGCCCTAACTTTGGCTTCGCGACCGTCTGGTATCAATATGCGGAAAACATCGTTTACTATCCTCCACTGATCTCTTTTATCGTTGCAACAGGCGCTTATCCGTTCTTTCCAGAGCTCGCCCAAAATAACATCTTCATGCTAATCATGATCAACGTGATCTTCTGGGCGCTAACATTGGTCAATATCTTTGGGTTACGCTTGTCGTCACTGATTACCAATGTATTTGGTACGCTAGGACTTATCTTTCCAATTCTATTGATCATCGCACTGGGTGGATATTGGGCCTATACCAACCCAAGTGAGTCCCACATTTCACTCAGTCACGTGTCAGACTGGCTACCTGACTTCTCTCAAGATGGTATTGGCGCTGGTTTCACGGCTGTTGTGCTATCACTGACTGGGCTTGAAATTACGACTTCATACGCAAGTGAAGTCGATAACCCTCAAAAAACTTACCCAAAAGCGCTGATTGTATCGACCGTGTTGATTCTGGTTTCATTGACGGCATGTTCGCTTTCCATCTCTTCCGTAGTATCAAGTGAACACTCTAGTCTGAGTGAGGGCGTCATTCTGGCATTCAAAGCATTCTTCGACGATTTGAACATGTCATTCATGCTACCTGTTATTGCGCTTGCGATTGTGTTTGGTAGCTTAGCAAGCTTAAATAACTGGATCATTGCACCAACAAAAAGTCTTCATGTGGCAGCAAAAGATCACTTTATGCCAATGACGCTATCAAAAGAAAACGAAAACCAAGCACCTGTGCCACTTTTGTTGCTTCAAGGCGCAATTGTCAGTGTGCTTTCTTTGGTGTTTATCTTAGTGCCTAACGTAAACCAAGGCATGTGGCTGCTCAATATTTTGATGACTCAACTCTACATGGTGATGTACATCTGCATCTTTGTGAGCTTCTTGGTTTCTCGTCGTAAACACGCAAAGATTGAACGCCCTTTCCGCGTTCCTGGTGGGAAGTTCGGAATGATACTCGTAGCGACACTGGGCTTGATCAGTTGTGTAGTGACTATCTTTGTTTCGTTTGATGTACCTGCTGGTATCAGTGCCGAAACCGGAGCTTATGCGCTTATCCTTGGCTTTATCGCTTTTAGCTTGCCAGCGATTGCCGCGGTTATCTATCGTAACCGTAAGCTTCAGCAGCAAAGCCAACTCATTGAAGTTATGGCAAACTAG
- a CDS encoding M48 family metallopeptidase, translating into MHPSLRYIQGYPQQIVEQVSSAIDSGKFVPWFEKRYPDQHQIKSEKALYEYAIAIKNRYMKKAAPISKVVYDKKIHVVNNALGLHSVISRNHGGKLKSKNEIRIANVFKDAPEPLLRMLVVHELAHTREKNHDKAFYQLCCYMEPEYHQLEFDARLFMIYLDLKANSNEEQ; encoded by the coding sequence ATGCATCCGTCACTTCGATACATTCAAGGTTATCCGCAACAGATTGTCGAGCAAGTAAGCTCAGCAATAGACAGTGGTAAGTTTGTTCCTTGGTTCGAAAAACGTTATCCAGACCAACACCAAATTAAAAGTGAAAAGGCGCTCTACGAGTATGCCATCGCGATCAAAAATCGTTACATGAAGAAAGCCGCACCTATTAGTAAAGTGGTCTACGATAAGAAAATTCATGTGGTGAACAATGCGCTCGGATTGCACAGTGTGATCAGCCGAAATCATGGCGGTAAACTGAAATCGAAGAACGAGATCCGTATTGCGAATGTGTTTAAAGATGCGCCAGAACCGTTGTTGAGAATGCTGGTTGTGCATGAGTTAGCGCATACGCGTGAGAAAAATCACGATAAAGCGTTTTACCAACTTTGCTGCTATATGGAACCTGAGTATCACCAACTCGAATTTGATGCTCGTCTATTTATGATTTATCTCGATTTAAAAGCGAACTCGAATGAAGAACAATAA
- a CDS encoding LysE family translocator: MTLDTLIAFGGIVFFLAVIPGPNALLILFTALTQSRRFAIANIFGVGLGFLIHAFVSAKGLSLLLSQSAFAFNALKWMGVAYLVWLGINNLKSGFKLADQKLKLDRKIEKQTFKQAFIKGLLTNLLNPKIVLFYLSIFPQFVQPQHILEQSMMLGALQATIVALWFLFVIFFAHKVKATLTSSKTSKWLNYVSGGLFIFFGIGLANTHL; encoded by the coding sequence ATGACTCTCGACACCTTGATTGCTTTCGGCGGGATCGTCTTTTTTCTTGCCGTGATTCCAGGACCAAACGCACTGCTTATTTTATTTACGGCACTCACCCAAAGCCGTCGTTTTGCTATCGCAAATATATTTGGTGTTGGACTGGGCTTTCTGATTCATGCTTTTGTTTCTGCAAAAGGCCTGAGCTTGTTGCTCTCCCAGTCAGCATTCGCGTTTAATGCATTGAAATGGATGGGGGTAGCGTATTTAGTATGGCTTGGTATCAACAATCTAAAAAGTGGATTTAAACTGGCCGATCAAAAACTAAAGTTAGATCGTAAAATTGAAAAACAGACGTTCAAACAGGCATTTATTAAAGGGCTCTTAACCAACCTACTCAATCCGAAAATCGTGCTCTTCTATCTTTCGATTTTCCCTCAGTTCGTTCAACCACAACACATTCTAGAACAAAGCATGATGCTTGGTGCTCTTCAAGCCACGATTGTCGCACTATGGTTCTTGTTTGTTATTTTCTTTGCCCACAAAGTCAAAGCGACACTAACGTCTTCGAAAACCAGTAAATGGCTCAACTATGTGAGTGGCGGATTATTTATCTTCTTTGGCATCGGTTTAGCGAACACTCACCTATAA
- a CDS encoding carboxypeptidase M32, with amino-acid sequence MSAFQKLIAHSKKVSHFDHLASIVGWDQAAVMPAGGAEARSNAIAELDVHIHSLMTQPHLGDLFAQAEEEPLSINEKAELREMKRDWQQSNLLPEALVQAQSLAGSKCEHAWRTQRGDNDWTGFEKNWAEVVKLSIEEAQIRAEANGTTPYDAMLDIYEPGTTSASLDTLFADVKTWLPSMIDEAIEKQRSSNILLPNSHYPTEKQKALGLEVMQLLQFDFDHGRLDESVHPFCGGVPTDVRITTRYDENEFVQSLMGIVHETGHARYEQGLPKSLADTPAGQARSMGIHESQSLFFEMQMGRSQAFIEHLARLATNHFDGPEFAKANLAKIYTKVEKGYIRVDADELTYPAHVILRYEIERDLMNGVIQHTDVPELWNEKMKTYLGLSTEGNYKNGCMQDIHWTDGSFGYFPSYTLGAMYAAQFMAAMKKTVDVDAAIFSGDLTPIFTWLGDNIWSKGSLLSTDDLVSQATGDVLNAEHFKTHLENRYLR; translated from the coding sequence ATGAGCGCATTTCAAAAACTTATCGCACATTCAAAAAAAGTCTCCCATTTTGATCACCTTGCATCTATTGTTGGCTGGGACCAAGCTGCAGTAATGCCAGCAGGCGGCGCAGAAGCACGCTCTAATGCCATCGCAGAACTGGACGTTCACATTCATTCATTGATGACGCAACCACACCTAGGCGATCTCTTTGCTCAAGCAGAGGAAGAGCCGCTATCCATCAATGAAAAAGCCGAACTGCGCGAAATGAAGCGCGACTGGCAACAATCCAACTTACTTCCAGAAGCCCTTGTCCAAGCCCAATCACTGGCTGGTTCAAAGTGTGAACATGCTTGGCGTACACAGCGTGGTGACAATGACTGGACTGGTTTCGAGAAGAATTGGGCAGAAGTCGTGAAACTGTCTATCGAAGAAGCTCAAATTCGTGCAGAGGCTAATGGGACCACCCCTTACGATGCCATGCTCGATATTTACGAGCCAGGAACAACATCTGCATCACTCGATACTTTGTTTGCCGACGTAAAAACGTGGCTTCCGAGTATGATCGATGAAGCCATTGAAAAACAAAGATCGAGCAATATTCTTTTGCCTAACAGCCATTACCCAACAGAGAAACAGAAAGCGCTAGGGTTAGAAGTCATGCAGTTACTGCAGTTCGATTTTGACCACGGCCGTCTAGATGAAAGTGTTCATCCATTCTGTGGTGGCGTACCTACCGACGTTCGAATTACGACTCGATACGATGAAAACGAGTTTGTTCAATCATTGATGGGGATCGTGCACGAAACTGGGCATGCACGCTATGAGCAAGGCCTGCCTAAATCGCTTGCAGATACACCAGCCGGCCAAGCTCGTTCAATGGGCATCCATGAATCCCAATCTCTATTCTTTGAAATGCAGATGGGACGTAGCCAAGCATTTATTGAACATTTGGCACGATTAGCAACAAATCATTTTGATGGGCCTGAGTTTGCGAAAGCCAACCTAGCCAAAATCTATACCAAGGTTGAGAAAGGCTATATTCGTGTTGATGCCGACGAACTCACCTACCCTGCCCATGTCATTTTACGCTACGAAATTGAGCGCGATTTAATGAATGGCGTTATCCAACATACAGACGTGCCAGAGCTTTGGAATGAAAAAATGAAAACCTATCTTGGTTTATCCACTGAAGGCAATTATAAAAATGGCTGCATGCAAGATATACACTGGACAGACGGAAGCTTTGGATATTTCCCTAGCTATACACTAGGTGCGATGTATGCGGCACAATTTATGGCTGCAATGAAGAAAACTGTTGATGTAGATGCTGCTATTTTTAGCGGCGACCTCACGCCTATCTTTACTTGGTTAGGCGACAACATTTGGAGCAAAGGCAGTTTATTGTCCACTGACGATCTCGTCAGTCAAGCCACTGGTGATGTCTTAAATGCGGAGCACTTCAAAACCCATTTAGAGAATCGTTACCTGCGCTAG
- a CDS encoding alanine/glycine:cation symporter family protein: protein MNDLYSLLQTIDNFVWGPPLLILLVGTGVYFTFSLGLIQFKHLPTALAMVFRKDKSSDKQGDVSSFAALCTALSATIGTGNIVGVATAIKLGGPGALFWMWLAALFGMATKYAECLLAVKYRRVDDKGQMIGGPMYYLQYGVGSKALAIMFAVFALGVACFGIGTFPQVNAILDASEISLGVDRDLAAFILTLLVAFVTLGGIKSIASVAGKVVPAMAVFYVLACLSVIIMNADQLLNAIELVLVSAFTSTAATGGFLGASIMLAIQSGIARGVFSNESGLGSAPMAAAAAKTDSCVEQGLISMTGTFFDTIIICTMTGLALILTGAWQSDLAGAAMTTHAFAVGLNAETFGPMLVSIGLMFFAFTTILGWNYYGERCVVFLLGTKAVLPYKLIFVGLVASGAFLHLDMIWLLADIVNGLMAIPNLIGLIALRHVVLEETKLFFKPSSQSDDFDAVKA, encoded by the coding sequence ATGAACGACCTATATTCTTTACTTCAAACCATTGATAATTTTGTCTGGGGTCCACCACTGCTAATTTTGCTAGTGGGTACCGGTGTTTACTTCACTTTTAGCCTAGGCTTGATCCAATTTAAGCACCTACCGACTGCGTTAGCGATGGTATTTCGTAAAGATAAGTCATCTGATAAACAGGGTGACGTTTCTAGCTTTGCAGCACTATGTACTGCACTTTCTGCAACTATTGGTACTGGTAACATCGTCGGTGTTGCTACTGCAATTAAACTTGGTGGTCCAGGCGCACTATTCTGGATGTGGCTTGCTGCCCTATTCGGTATGGCAACAAAGTACGCTGAGTGTCTACTTGCAGTAAAATATCGCCGTGTTGACGATAAAGGCCAAATGATTGGCGGCCCTATGTACTACCTACAATATGGTGTTGGCTCTAAAGCGCTAGCCATCATGTTTGCGGTATTTGCTTTAGGTGTTGCTTGTTTTGGTATTGGTACCTTCCCACAAGTTAACGCAATCCTTGATGCAAGTGAAATATCTCTTGGTGTAGACCGTGATTTAGCCGCTTTCATCCTGACGCTATTAGTGGCGTTTGTCACACTAGGTGGCATCAAATCGATTGCAAGTGTGGCAGGTAAAGTTGTACCAGCCATGGCTGTATTCTACGTGTTAGCATGCTTGAGTGTGATCATCATGAATGCCGATCAGTTGCTTAACGCAATTGAGTTGGTGTTGGTGTCTGCTTTCACCTCTACCGCTGCAACAGGTGGTTTCTTGGGTGCGAGTATTATGCTGGCTATCCAATCAGGTATTGCTCGTGGCGTATTCTCAAACGAATCTGGTTTGGGTAGTGCACCAATGGCAGCCGCAGCCGCGAAAACAGACTCTTGTGTTGAACAAGGTTTGATTTCAATGACGGGTACTTTCTTCGATACCATCATCATTTGTACCATGACAGGCCTTGCTCTGATCCTTACTGGAGCATGGCAAAGTGACCTAGCTGGTGCTGCGATGACAACCCACGCGTTTGCGGTTGGTCTAAATGCAGAAACATTTGGTCCTATGCTGGTATCGATTGGTCTCATGTTCTTTGCATTTACTACTATCTTGGGTTGGAACTACTACGGCGAACGCTGTGTTGTGTTCCTACTTGGTACAAAAGCAGTGCTACCATACAAACTTATCTTTGTGGGTTTGGTTGCCTCTGGTGCGTTCCTTCACCTAGATATGATTTGGCTATTAGCTGATATCGTAAACGGATTAATGGCGATTCCGAACCTTATTGGTTTGATTGCACTTCGTCACGTCGTATTAGAAGAAACCAAACTGTTCTTCAAACCATCTTCTCAATCGGATGATTTTGACGCAGTAAAAGCATAA
- a CDS encoding LysR family transcriptional regulator — translation MESKQLKHFLAVAEHGNVTHAAKALHIAQPALSISIKKFEQSLGVTLFRRDDKRISLTKEGETLLVHAKRVIQQLHDAQLAIDELKGLTKGEVRLGTPSMMGSYFFPRVVMAFKSQYPDLKLTLVEAGTQSIRKMLLNGQLDIGVISCDDVPDDLETDHLFTSQMVAVVAPEHELAQQSSVQFEAFFEHDLVMFQHGYFHREFLDQVSEEHGFSMKSSFETNLLPLILSIVRQEFAITALLELVTQHESSVVGIPFEPPVKLDLALAWRKQGYLSIADRTFIDFIKRYV, via the coding sequence ATGGAATCGAAACAGCTTAAACATTTTTTGGCGGTGGCTGAACACGGCAATGTAACCCATGCGGCTAAAGCTCTGCATATTGCTCAGCCTGCATTAAGTATTTCTATTAAGAAATTTGAGCAGTCACTTGGGGTCACATTATTTCGACGAGATGACAAACGAATTAGCTTAACCAAGGAGGGCGAAACTTTGCTCGTACACGCGAAACGAGTGATTCAACAGTTACATGATGCACAACTGGCCATTGATGAACTTAAAGGCTTAACCAAAGGAGAAGTGCGGTTAGGTACGCCATCTATGATGGGGAGTTATTTTTTTCCTAGGGTTGTCATGGCCTTTAAAAGCCAGTACCCAGATTTGAAACTTACGTTAGTAGAAGCGGGAACGCAATCCATTCGGAAGATGCTTCTTAACGGGCAGTTGGATATCGGCGTGATCAGTTGTGATGACGTACCTGACGATCTTGAAACTGATCATTTGTTTACCAGCCAGATGGTCGCGGTTGTTGCGCCTGAGCATGAGTTGGCGCAGCAGAGTAGCGTGCAGTTTGAAGCGTTTTTTGAGCACGATTTAGTCATGTTTCAACATGGCTATTTTCACCGAGAATTTTTGGATCAGGTGAGTGAAGAGCACGGCTTTTCCATGAAGTCATCTTTTGAAACGAACTTGTTGCCGCTCATTCTGAGCATTGTAAGGCAAGAGTTTGCGATAACCGCTTTATTGGAATTGGTGACACAACATGAGAGCAGTGTAGTGGGCATACCATTTGAGCCACCCGTTAAGTTGGATTTGGCGTTGGCATGGAGAAAGCAAGGCTATTTGTCGATTGCCGATCGCACATTCATCGACTTTATAAAGCGATATGTTTGA